In Oncorhynchus tshawytscha isolate Ot180627B linkage group LG28, Otsh_v2.0, whole genome shotgun sequence, a genomic segment contains:
- the LOC112227208 gene encoding gastrula zinc finger protein xFG20-1 isoform X1: protein MRSVVLCYSGTNSCLPLPLSSLRLLVPPLRLVSAALWQVVQQRDVMDYGLVEEFVTTVLEIVPDMMSYRERVQLIMGLRAQLVLELCRSDHLANPETIQPHLNRMKTCIITHRDKISDPEVEASESNFLKLIQTLLEDPVKKEHFFQNIFPEEFGPKYNSALQTLVWEFLSRLEKLLPAPTLQQTASWFLPDPSVLEECVQCVSRPQPLKALLQHHNTTCGHVDTNALSSGDNQILASMSLSSLVIDEAFNDQADPEVQSEPEQECMSPVSSDNEPKMASLLENMESELLPLNKEVKPAFLEVACRHKKTTAKNNTSFHHLHTDSGLKIQGKAHSSQEEVQDISSLSTSCRLHQPKVLLHRLDITDMLLPMTEVSSTPRRERLQIDKVGSQGQRRGQVISQKSERNINEEPSDGQPQYSLAPDPSLTTGQPKRSKRVKICSLCGKTFSEAKDLTAHMRCHNEQSPSKCTQCGQDFEHHEDLQKHQQNVCEAAAQPEEDNMSTASFKEDNMCMTSVEDDWTEISHPHDTLPQNKRGPYVHHTPKAFQPSKARQICHVCHKTLCNVFMLRRHLKSVHGLLPYKCYNCEASFGNNPSLKKHVKECLKTKKRHLCSLCGVTFEPNECSEGNQQQFVENSTAIPQNATAFSALPFSALIQSSSNYRTCLLCNETFDTAANLRIHLKCQHDVHPYPCINCGESFPSISDLRIHKCSGQNIPDSRKCPGCRNRTSQSTPQQLKTSQEVNLRHQTDRPLVSAENEMAIPQSCNTDVDYSNDLQQCKPKECEINFQRGQQDWSEAVYPNQHPEEVDPAHRSSCLVPREDGTEIPHSHRTSPENPTTSKAPPTGVILNSRTCLVCYKTFFNRASLLQHRRRHSQGQGPHTCAICSRSFGRAFDLTRHQARKTGCGSMHRNLVVHENTPTEVKPVFSCPHCQEWFTSENKLETHMLCHTGEGFTCRFCGKMFAKQYKLYIHVRSHIDRPHLCDACGKDFRTKYALKVHTRVHTGERPFSCPDCGKRCSSKGNLKAHQQSHTGERPFACPLCKVRCRIKSQLKVHILTHTGERPHKCLACGKTFQLKLLLRKHQLASCS from the exons ATGCGCagtgttgttctatgttattctggtactaactcgt gtctccctctccccctatcaTCTCTGCGTCTGTTGGTTCCTCCCCTGCGGCTGGTGTCTGCAGCTCTATGGCAAGTTGTTCAGCAGAGAGATGTAATGGACTACGGGTTGGTGGAGGAGTTTGTCACCACTGTGTTGGAGATAGTTCCTGATATGATGAGTTACAGGGAGAGAGTCCAACTCATCATGGGGCTGCGAGCACAG CTGGTTCTGGAGTTGTGTCGCTCTGATCACCTAGCCAACCCTGAGACCATCCAGCCACATCTGAACAGGATGAAGACGTGTATCATCACTCATCGGGACAAG ATTTCTGATCCAGAGGTGGAAGCGTCAGAATCAAACTTCCTGAAGCTGATTCAAACTCTGCTGGAAGACCCAGTCAAGAAAGAACACTTCTTTCAG AATATTTTTCCTGAGGAATTTGGCCCCAAGTATAACTCAGCACTGCAGACTCTGGTGTGGGAGTTCCTCTCCAGGCTGGAGAAGCTGCTTCCAGCACCAACCCTTCAACAG ACGGCTTCTTGGTTCCTACCTGACCCCTCTGTCCTGGAGGAGTGTGTGCAGTGTGTATCCCGCCCTCAGCCTTTGAAGGCCCTTCTCCAGCACCACAACACCACATGTGGACATGTAGACACCAATG CTCTGTCTTCCGGTGACAATCAGATCCTCGcttcaatgtctctctcttccttagtGATAGATGAAGCCTTCAATGACCAAGCTGACCCAGAGGTCCAATCAGAACCTGAGCAGGAATGTATGAGCCCTGTCTCATCTGACAATGAGCCAAAGATGGCCTCTTTGTTGGAAAACATGGAGAGTGAACTGTTGCCTTTGAATAAAGAGGTGAAGCCTGCTTTTTTGGAGGTAGCGTGTAGACACAAGAAAACAACAGCGAAAAACAATACATCTTTTCACCACCTTCACACTGACAGTGGGCTGAAAATCCAAGGAAAAGCCCACAGCAGCCAAGAAGAAGTGCAGGACATTTCTAGTTTATCTACTTCCTGTCGGCTCCATCAGCCCAAAGTGCTGCTACACAGACTTGACATTACTGATATGCTGTTACCTATGACGGAGGTCTCTTCAACACCGAGGAGAGAGAGGCTTCAGATTGACAAAGTAGGATCCCAAggacagagaagaggacaggTCATATCACAAAAGAGTGAGAGGAATATCAATGAAGAGCCCTCTGATGGTCAACCTCAGTATTCTCTGGCCCCTGACCCATCCCTTACCACAGGGCAGCCTAAAAGAAGCAAGCGTGTCAAAATATGCTCCTTGTGTGGAAAGACTTTCAGCGAAGCAAAGGATTTGACGGCACACATGAGATGTCACAATGAGCAGAGCCCTTCCAAGTGCACCCAGTGTGGACAAGACTTTGAACACCATGAGGACTTACAGAAACATCAGCAGAATGTGTGTGAGGCGGCAGCTCAACCAGAAGAGGACAACATGTCTACGGCATCTTTTAAGGAGGATAACATGTGTATGACATCTGTGGAGGATGATTGGACAGAGATATCCCACCCACATGACACTTTACCTCAGAACAAAAGAGGTCCCTATGTTCATCACACTCCAAAAGCCTTCCAGCCTTCCAAAGCCAGACAAATATGCCATGTGTGTCACAAGACTCTTTGTAATGTATTTATGCTGAGAAGGCACCTGAAATCTGTTCATGGTCTGCTCCCCTACAAGTGCTACAACTGTGAGGCAAGTTTTGGGAATAATCCTAGTTTGAAGAAACACGTAAAAGAGTGCTTGAAGACGAAGAAACGCCACCTGTGCTCTCTGTGCGGTGTGACCTTTGAGCCAAATGAGTGTTCGGAGGGGAACCAACAGCAGTTCGTAGAAAATAGTACAGCGATACCCCAGAATGCAACAGCCTTCAGTGCTCTGCCCTTCAGTGCTCTGATACAGTCCTCCAGTAATTACAGAACATGTCTTCTGTGTAATGAAACTTTCGATACTGCAGCGAACTTGAGAATACACCTAAAATGTCAACATGATGTACATCCTTACCCATGCATCAATTGTGGGGAAAGTTTCCCAAGCATATCGGATCTGCGGATACACAAGTGTTCAGGTCAAAACATTCCAGACTCCAGAAAGTGTCCGGGGTGCAGGAATAGGACATCTCAATCCACACCGCAGCAGTTAAAGACAAGTCAGGAAGTGAACCTTCGACACCAGACAGATAGGCCACTAGTTTCGGCAGAAAACGAGATGGCGATCCCGCAGTCCTGCAACACAGATGTTGACTACTCAAATGACTTGCAGCAATGCAAGCCAAAGGAGTGTGAGATTAACTTTCAGAGAGGACAGCAAGACTGGAGTGAGGCAGTTTATCCAAACCAGCATCCAGAGGAGGTTGATCCAGCACACAGAAGCAGTTGTCTGGTTCCAAGGGAGGATGGGACAGAGATTCCCCACAGCCATCGCACGTCACCCGAGAACCCAACAACTTCCAAAGCTCCTCCCACTGGTGTGATTTTAAATTCTAGAACATGTCTGGTGTGCTATAAGACATTCTTTAACAGAGCAAGCTTGCTTCAACATCGGAGACGTCACTCACAGGGTCAGGGACCCCACACATGCGCCATATGTTCAAGGAGCTTTGGTCGAGCTTTCGATTTGACAAGACATCAGGCCAGGAAAACAGGTTGTGGGTCAATGCACCGTAATCTCGTTGTACATGAGAATACTCCTACCGAAGTTAAACCGGTCTTCTCTTGCCCCCATTGTCAAGAATGGTTCACGAGCGAAAATAAACTGGAGACACACATGCTATGTCACACAGGGGAAGGGTTCACATGTAGATTTTGCGGCAAGATGTTTGCTAAACAATATAAATTATATATCCATGTTCGTTCGCATATTGACAGACCTCATCTATGTGATGCATGTGGTAAGGATTTCAGAACTAAGTATGCATTGAAagtacacacacgtgtacacacggGAGAACGACCGTTCTCTTGCCCAGATTGTGGCAAAAGATGTTCTTCGAAGGGTAATCTGAAGGCCCATCAACAGAGTCATACAGGAGAACGTCCATTTGCGTGCCCTCTCTGTAAAGTACGCTGTCGCATTAAGTCGCAACTAAAAGTACACATTTTAACTCACACGGGGGAGAGGCCTCATAAGTGTTTGGCTTGTGGGAAGACTTTTCAATTGAAACTTTTGTTGAGAAAACATCAGTTAGCTTCATGTTCTTAG
- the LOC112227208 gene encoding gastrula zinc finger protein xFG20-1 isoform X3 — translation MRSVVLCYSGTNSCLPLPLSSLRLLVPPLRLVSAALWQVVQQRDVMDYGLVEEFVTTVLEIVPDMMSYRERVQLIMGLRAQLVLELCRSDHLANPETIQPHLNRMKTCIITHRDKISDPEVEASESNFLKLIQTLLEDPVKKEHFFQNIFPEEFGPKYNSALQTLVWEFLSRLEKLLPAPTLQQTASWFLPDPSVLEECVQCVSRPQPLKALLQHHNTTCGHVDTNVIDEAFNDQADPEVQSEPEQECMSPVSSDNEPKMASLLENMESELLPLNKEVKPAFLEVACRHKKTTAKNNTSFHHLHTDSGLKIQGKAHSSQEEVQDISSLSTSCRLHQPKVLLHRLDITDMLLPMTEVSSTPRRERLQIDKVGSQGQRRGQVISQKSERNINEEPSDGQPQYSLAPDPSLTTGQPKRSKRVKICSLCGKTFSEAKDLTAHMRCHNEQSPSKCTQCGQDFEHHEDLQKHQQNVCEAAAQPEEDNMSTASFKEDNMCMTSVEDDWTEISHPHDTLPQNKRGPYVHHTPKAFQPSKARQICHVCHKTLCNVFMLRRHLKSVHGLLPYKCYNCEASFGNNPSLKKHVKECLKTKKRHLCSLCGVTFEPNECSEGNQQQFVENSTAIPQNATAFSALPFSALIQSSSNYRTCLLCNETFDTAANLRIHLKCQHDVHPYPCINCGESFPSISDLRIHKCSGQNIPDSRKCPGCRNRTSQSTPQQLKTSQEVNLRHQTDRPLVSAENEMAIPQSCNTDVDYSNDLQQCKPKECEINFQRGQQDWSEAVYPNQHPEEVDPAHRSSCLVPREDGTEIPHSHRTSPENPTTSKAPPTGVILNSRTCLVCYKTFFNRASLLQHRRRHSQGQGPHTCAICSRSFGRAFDLTRHQARKTGCGSMHRNLVVHENTPTEVKPVFSCPHCQEWFTSENKLETHMLCHTGEGFTCRFCGKMFAKQYKLYIHVRSHIDRPHLCDACGKDFRTKYALKVHTRVHTGERPFSCPDCGKRCSSKGNLKAHQQSHTGERPFACPLCKVRCRIKSQLKVHILTHTGERPHKCLACGKTFQLKLLLRKHQLASCS, via the exons ATGCGCagtgttgttctatgttattctggtactaactcgt gtctccctctccccctatcaTCTCTGCGTCTGTTGGTTCCTCCCCTGCGGCTGGTGTCTGCAGCTCTATGGCAAGTTGTTCAGCAGAGAGATGTAATGGACTACGGGTTGGTGGAGGAGTTTGTCACCACTGTGTTGGAGATAGTTCCTGATATGATGAGTTACAGGGAGAGAGTCCAACTCATCATGGGGCTGCGAGCACAG CTGGTTCTGGAGTTGTGTCGCTCTGATCACCTAGCCAACCCTGAGACCATCCAGCCACATCTGAACAGGATGAAGACGTGTATCATCACTCATCGGGACAAG ATTTCTGATCCAGAGGTGGAAGCGTCAGAATCAAACTTCCTGAAGCTGATTCAAACTCTGCTGGAAGACCCAGTCAAGAAAGAACACTTCTTTCAG AATATTTTTCCTGAGGAATTTGGCCCCAAGTATAACTCAGCACTGCAGACTCTGGTGTGGGAGTTCCTCTCCAGGCTGGAGAAGCTGCTTCCAGCACCAACCCTTCAACAG ACGGCTTCTTGGTTCCTACCTGACCCCTCTGTCCTGGAGGAGTGTGTGCAGTGTGTATCCCGCCCTCAGCCTTTGAAGGCCCTTCTCCAGCACCACAACACCACATGTGGACATGTAGACACCAATG tGATAGATGAAGCCTTCAATGACCAAGCTGACCCAGAGGTCCAATCAGAACCTGAGCAGGAATGTATGAGCCCTGTCTCATCTGACAATGAGCCAAAGATGGCCTCTTTGTTGGAAAACATGGAGAGTGAACTGTTGCCTTTGAATAAAGAGGTGAAGCCTGCTTTTTTGGAGGTAGCGTGTAGACACAAGAAAACAACAGCGAAAAACAATACATCTTTTCACCACCTTCACACTGACAGTGGGCTGAAAATCCAAGGAAAAGCCCACAGCAGCCAAGAAGAAGTGCAGGACATTTCTAGTTTATCTACTTCCTGTCGGCTCCATCAGCCCAAAGTGCTGCTACACAGACTTGACATTACTGATATGCTGTTACCTATGACGGAGGTCTCTTCAACACCGAGGAGAGAGAGGCTTCAGATTGACAAAGTAGGATCCCAAggacagagaagaggacaggTCATATCACAAAAGAGTGAGAGGAATATCAATGAAGAGCCCTCTGATGGTCAACCTCAGTATTCTCTGGCCCCTGACCCATCCCTTACCACAGGGCAGCCTAAAAGAAGCAAGCGTGTCAAAATATGCTCCTTGTGTGGAAAGACTTTCAGCGAAGCAAAGGATTTGACGGCACACATGAGATGTCACAATGAGCAGAGCCCTTCCAAGTGCACCCAGTGTGGACAAGACTTTGAACACCATGAGGACTTACAGAAACATCAGCAGAATGTGTGTGAGGCGGCAGCTCAACCAGAAGAGGACAACATGTCTACGGCATCTTTTAAGGAGGATAACATGTGTATGACATCTGTGGAGGATGATTGGACAGAGATATCCCACCCACATGACACTTTACCTCAGAACAAAAGAGGTCCCTATGTTCATCACACTCCAAAAGCCTTCCAGCCTTCCAAAGCCAGACAAATATGCCATGTGTGTCACAAGACTCTTTGTAATGTATTTATGCTGAGAAGGCACCTGAAATCTGTTCATGGTCTGCTCCCCTACAAGTGCTACAACTGTGAGGCAAGTTTTGGGAATAATCCTAGTTTGAAGAAACACGTAAAAGAGTGCTTGAAGACGAAGAAACGCCACCTGTGCTCTCTGTGCGGTGTGACCTTTGAGCCAAATGAGTGTTCGGAGGGGAACCAACAGCAGTTCGTAGAAAATAGTACAGCGATACCCCAGAATGCAACAGCCTTCAGTGCTCTGCCCTTCAGTGCTCTGATACAGTCCTCCAGTAATTACAGAACATGTCTTCTGTGTAATGAAACTTTCGATACTGCAGCGAACTTGAGAATACACCTAAAATGTCAACATGATGTACATCCTTACCCATGCATCAATTGTGGGGAAAGTTTCCCAAGCATATCGGATCTGCGGATACACAAGTGTTCAGGTCAAAACATTCCAGACTCCAGAAAGTGTCCGGGGTGCAGGAATAGGACATCTCAATCCACACCGCAGCAGTTAAAGACAAGTCAGGAAGTGAACCTTCGACACCAGACAGATAGGCCACTAGTTTCGGCAGAAAACGAGATGGCGATCCCGCAGTCCTGCAACACAGATGTTGACTACTCAAATGACTTGCAGCAATGCAAGCCAAAGGAGTGTGAGATTAACTTTCAGAGAGGACAGCAAGACTGGAGTGAGGCAGTTTATCCAAACCAGCATCCAGAGGAGGTTGATCCAGCACACAGAAGCAGTTGTCTGGTTCCAAGGGAGGATGGGACAGAGATTCCCCACAGCCATCGCACGTCACCCGAGAACCCAACAACTTCCAAAGCTCCTCCCACTGGTGTGATTTTAAATTCTAGAACATGTCTGGTGTGCTATAAGACATTCTTTAACAGAGCAAGCTTGCTTCAACATCGGAGACGTCACTCACAGGGTCAGGGACCCCACACATGCGCCATATGTTCAAGGAGCTTTGGTCGAGCTTTCGATTTGACAAGACATCAGGCCAGGAAAACAGGTTGTGGGTCAATGCACCGTAATCTCGTTGTACATGAGAATACTCCTACCGAAGTTAAACCGGTCTTCTCTTGCCCCCATTGTCAAGAATGGTTCACGAGCGAAAATAAACTGGAGACACACATGCTATGTCACACAGGGGAAGGGTTCACATGTAGATTTTGCGGCAAGATGTTTGCTAAACAATATAAATTATATATCCATGTTCGTTCGCATATTGACAGACCTCATCTATGTGATGCATGTGGTAAGGATTTCAGAACTAAGTATGCATTGAAagtacacacacgtgtacacacggGAGAACGACCGTTCTCTTGCCCAGATTGTGGCAAAAGATGTTCTTCGAAGGGTAATCTGAAGGCCCATCAACAGAGTCATACAGGAGAACGTCCATTTGCGTGCCCTCTCTGTAAAGTACGCTGTCGCATTAAGTCGCAACTAAAAGTACACATTTTAACTCACACGGGGGAGAGGCCTCATAAGTGTTTGGCTTGTGGGAAGACTTTTCAATTGAAACTTTTGTTGAGAAAACATCAGTTAGCTTCATGTTCTTAG
- the LOC112227208 gene encoding gastrula zinc finger protein xFG20-1 isoform X2 — protein sequence MRKHHILIEEGLPLPLSSLRLLVPPLRLVSAALWQVVQQRDVMDYGLVEEFVTTVLEIVPDMMSYRERVQLIMGLRAQLVLELCRSDHLANPETIQPHLNRMKTCIITHRDKISDPEVEASESNFLKLIQTLLEDPVKKEHFFQNIFPEEFGPKYNSALQTLVWEFLSRLEKLLPAPTLQQTASWFLPDPSVLEECVQCVSRPQPLKALLQHHNTTCGHVDTNALSSGDNQILASMSLSSLVIDEAFNDQADPEVQSEPEQECMSPVSSDNEPKMASLLENMESELLPLNKEVKPAFLEVACRHKKTTAKNNTSFHHLHTDSGLKIQGKAHSSQEEVQDISSLSTSCRLHQPKVLLHRLDITDMLLPMTEVSSTPRRERLQIDKVGSQGQRRGQVISQKSERNINEEPSDGQPQYSLAPDPSLTTGQPKRSKRVKICSLCGKTFSEAKDLTAHMRCHNEQSPSKCTQCGQDFEHHEDLQKHQQNVCEAAAQPEEDNMSTASFKEDNMCMTSVEDDWTEISHPHDTLPQNKRGPYVHHTPKAFQPSKARQICHVCHKTLCNVFMLRRHLKSVHGLLPYKCYNCEASFGNNPSLKKHVKECLKTKKRHLCSLCGVTFEPNECSEGNQQQFVENSTAIPQNATAFSALPFSALIQSSSNYRTCLLCNETFDTAANLRIHLKCQHDVHPYPCINCGESFPSISDLRIHKCSGQNIPDSRKCPGCRNRTSQSTPQQLKTSQEVNLRHQTDRPLVSAENEMAIPQSCNTDVDYSNDLQQCKPKECEINFQRGQQDWSEAVYPNQHPEEVDPAHRSSCLVPREDGTEIPHSHRTSPENPTTSKAPPTGVILNSRTCLVCYKTFFNRASLLQHRRRHSQGQGPHTCAICSRSFGRAFDLTRHQARKTGCGSMHRNLVVHENTPTEVKPVFSCPHCQEWFTSENKLETHMLCHTGEGFTCRFCGKMFAKQYKLYIHVRSHIDRPHLCDACGKDFRTKYALKVHTRVHTGERPFSCPDCGKRCSSKGNLKAHQQSHTGERPFACPLCKVRCRIKSQLKVHILTHTGERPHKCLACGKTFQLKLLLRKHQLASCS from the exons ATGCGAAAACACCATATCCTGATTGAAGAAG gtctccctctccccctatcaTCTCTGCGTCTGTTGGTTCCTCCCCTGCGGCTGGTGTCTGCAGCTCTATGGCAAGTTGTTCAGCAGAGAGATGTAATGGACTACGGGTTGGTGGAGGAGTTTGTCACCACTGTGTTGGAGATAGTTCCTGATATGATGAGTTACAGGGAGAGAGTCCAACTCATCATGGGGCTGCGAGCACAG CTGGTTCTGGAGTTGTGTCGCTCTGATCACCTAGCCAACCCTGAGACCATCCAGCCACATCTGAACAGGATGAAGACGTGTATCATCACTCATCGGGACAAG ATTTCTGATCCAGAGGTGGAAGCGTCAGAATCAAACTTCCTGAAGCTGATTCAAACTCTGCTGGAAGACCCAGTCAAGAAAGAACACTTCTTTCAG AATATTTTTCCTGAGGAATTTGGCCCCAAGTATAACTCAGCACTGCAGACTCTGGTGTGGGAGTTCCTCTCCAGGCTGGAGAAGCTGCTTCCAGCACCAACCCTTCAACAG ACGGCTTCTTGGTTCCTACCTGACCCCTCTGTCCTGGAGGAGTGTGTGCAGTGTGTATCCCGCCCTCAGCCTTTGAAGGCCCTTCTCCAGCACCACAACACCACATGTGGACATGTAGACACCAATG CTCTGTCTTCCGGTGACAATCAGATCCTCGcttcaatgtctctctcttccttagtGATAGATGAAGCCTTCAATGACCAAGCTGACCCAGAGGTCCAATCAGAACCTGAGCAGGAATGTATGAGCCCTGTCTCATCTGACAATGAGCCAAAGATGGCCTCTTTGTTGGAAAACATGGAGAGTGAACTGTTGCCTTTGAATAAAGAGGTGAAGCCTGCTTTTTTGGAGGTAGCGTGTAGACACAAGAAAACAACAGCGAAAAACAATACATCTTTTCACCACCTTCACACTGACAGTGGGCTGAAAATCCAAGGAAAAGCCCACAGCAGCCAAGAAGAAGTGCAGGACATTTCTAGTTTATCTACTTCCTGTCGGCTCCATCAGCCCAAAGTGCTGCTACACAGACTTGACATTACTGATATGCTGTTACCTATGACGGAGGTCTCTTCAACACCGAGGAGAGAGAGGCTTCAGATTGACAAAGTAGGATCCCAAggacagagaagaggacaggTCATATCACAAAAGAGTGAGAGGAATATCAATGAAGAGCCCTCTGATGGTCAACCTCAGTATTCTCTGGCCCCTGACCCATCCCTTACCACAGGGCAGCCTAAAAGAAGCAAGCGTGTCAAAATATGCTCCTTGTGTGGAAAGACTTTCAGCGAAGCAAAGGATTTGACGGCACACATGAGATGTCACAATGAGCAGAGCCCTTCCAAGTGCACCCAGTGTGGACAAGACTTTGAACACCATGAGGACTTACAGAAACATCAGCAGAATGTGTGTGAGGCGGCAGCTCAACCAGAAGAGGACAACATGTCTACGGCATCTTTTAAGGAGGATAACATGTGTATGACATCTGTGGAGGATGATTGGACAGAGATATCCCACCCACATGACACTTTACCTCAGAACAAAAGAGGTCCCTATGTTCATCACACTCCAAAAGCCTTCCAGCCTTCCAAAGCCAGACAAATATGCCATGTGTGTCACAAGACTCTTTGTAATGTATTTATGCTGAGAAGGCACCTGAAATCTGTTCATGGTCTGCTCCCCTACAAGTGCTACAACTGTGAGGCAAGTTTTGGGAATAATCCTAGTTTGAAGAAACACGTAAAAGAGTGCTTGAAGACGAAGAAACGCCACCTGTGCTCTCTGTGCGGTGTGACCTTTGAGCCAAATGAGTGTTCGGAGGGGAACCAACAGCAGTTCGTAGAAAATAGTACAGCGATACCCCAGAATGCAACAGCCTTCAGTGCTCTGCCCTTCAGTGCTCTGATACAGTCCTCCAGTAATTACAGAACATGTCTTCTGTGTAATGAAACTTTCGATACTGCAGCGAACTTGAGAATACACCTAAAATGTCAACATGATGTACATCCTTACCCATGCATCAATTGTGGGGAAAGTTTCCCAAGCATATCGGATCTGCGGATACACAAGTGTTCAGGTCAAAACATTCCAGACTCCAGAAAGTGTCCGGGGTGCAGGAATAGGACATCTCAATCCACACCGCAGCAGTTAAAGACAAGTCAGGAAGTGAACCTTCGACACCAGACAGATAGGCCACTAGTTTCGGCAGAAAACGAGATGGCGATCCCGCAGTCCTGCAACACAGATGTTGACTACTCAAATGACTTGCAGCAATGCAAGCCAAAGGAGTGTGAGATTAACTTTCAGAGAGGACAGCAAGACTGGAGTGAGGCAGTTTATCCAAACCAGCATCCAGAGGAGGTTGATCCAGCACACAGAAGCAGTTGTCTGGTTCCAAGGGAGGATGGGACAGAGATTCCCCACAGCCATCGCACGTCACCCGAGAACCCAACAACTTCCAAAGCTCCTCCCACTGGTGTGATTTTAAATTCTAGAACATGTCTGGTGTGCTATAAGACATTCTTTAACAGAGCAAGCTTGCTTCAACATCGGAGACGTCACTCACAGGGTCAGGGACCCCACACATGCGCCATATGTTCAAGGAGCTTTGGTCGAGCTTTCGATTTGACAAGACATCAGGCCAGGAAAACAGGTTGTGGGTCAATGCACCGTAATCTCGTTGTACATGAGAATACTCCTACCGAAGTTAAACCGGTCTTCTCTTGCCCCCATTGTCAAGAATGGTTCACGAGCGAAAATAAACTGGAGACACACATGCTATGTCACACAGGGGAAGGGTTCACATGTAGATTTTGCGGCAAGATGTTTGCTAAACAATATAAATTATATATCCATGTTCGTTCGCATATTGACAGACCTCATCTATGTGATGCATGTGGTAAGGATTTCAGAACTAAGTATGCATTGAAagtacacacacgtgtacacacggGAGAACGACCGTTCTCTTGCCCAGATTGTGGCAAAAGATGTTCTTCGAAGGGTAATCTGAAGGCCCATCAACAGAGTCATACAGGAGAACGTCCATTTGCGTGCCCTCTCTGTAAAGTACGCTGTCGCATTAAGTCGCAACTAAAAGTACACATTTTAACTCACACGGGGGAGAGGCCTCATAAGTGTTTGGCTTGTGGGAAGACTTTTCAATTGAAACTTTTGTTGAGAAAACATCAGTTAGCTTCATGTTCTTAG